CGGTGAAGCTGCCGGGGATATTTCATTCTGGCGTCAGCATGTTGATGAATTTGATGTGACAAGTTCGTTTGCTCAGGTGGTTACCACCCTGCTGGAGAGAAAAGACCACATTGCTGCCCTGGGCCTGCTGATGCAATGGCTGAGTCGAGCCGACACGATTCGGCTGGAAAATGGTGGCCATTCCATCCATGTCCTTTTGCACAAACTCATGCATTCAATTTGTGCAAGCGAGAATCCTGCTGATCGATGGATCATGCTTCGGCGAATGTTTGCTTTCATGGAAGCAAACGCGGGGGTGTTCTGGCTGGTTCCTTCTCTCACAGAATTTGCAGCAGAACAAAAGAAGCGGGGGCGTTCGGATCATCGAGAATCGCTCGACCTCGAGCACTTATTTGATGGGGACGAATCGGACGAGCATAATCTGTTTGAGGCCGCCTGGGACGACGTGTCGTATCGCGACAGCACGGATGATGGCAATGCCGGTGATACTGTGGATGAGGGGTACGCCCCCGGCACGACAGAATTTGAAGTTCTTTACCGACAAATCGAACCTCGCCTGAAGTTCCTGCACACGGTTGGATCATTGTGGGGCATCGCAGCGGTTTCGATTTCTCGATCTGCGGCGTCAGAATCCGAAATCGCAAGTGATCAGAAAGAACTCCTCAAGGAATGGTTGTCTTCCATTCGTCATTGCCTGAAACAGCTGGGAGATCTTGTTCAGGAAGTACAGGACTTTGAGATCGCTACCTTCTCCAGTGATCTTGAAGCCAATCTTGAATACGACGTTCAGCTGCAGTGCCGTTTTCTGCTCATGCAGAACGTATTGTCGACCATCGTGGAATTCCTCATGGCCGAACGTATGATCGGCGCTGTTTTGGCGGAGCAGCCGGAGGACAAAGACAGTCGATCCCTTGATCGCGAAGTCTCTCTGATGCTGACAGCCATTTTTGCAAGAAACAGTGAAGCCGCGCAGCAGCACTTCCCTGCTCTGTGCCGTGAACTTCGAAAACGCCCGTTGCTGTATGTGCCGTTTGAGAATGGCGGGCAGCCGGGAGCGATCCTGAAAGCAAGGACAATTCAGGCCATTATCAGAATGCTTCTGAGCCAGTTGCCGCGGCTGGGTTTGCTGGAAGAAACTTTTGAATTGCTGCTGACAGCCCTGCAAATGGAACGGACTGGTCGGCCGGTTGGCCAGGCCGTGACAGAATTTGACCGCCTGTTTCGAATAGGCCTGACAAGCTCAGTTGACGCGATTCTGCATTCTGCCTCACGCTGGAAGACGCGATCAGCGGATCCGGGCGAAGCCTTGTTTCATCGCATTCAGAAGTTACTGGAGGCCTATAGTTTACTCTGGTCTCGCCACAGTGCTTCGATGCGCTTATCAATCATTGAAGACCTTCATGATGAAGAACGGGCTCAGGAAGTCCGTGAATTCATTGAGGAGTATGGCGAAGACCTGTTCCATACCAGAATGCTGACACTGGGCAATGCCCGTGCGATTGTGCACAACGGTGCAGAGGCACTGCTTGAAGAACTGGCAAATTCTGTGGCACCCTTTCAGAGGGTGAAATTGCTTGACGACATTGAATCAGGAATTATCGACCACGACGATGCCGTTGAACTGGCTGAGTTTGTGTACGAATCCGTGGTTGATAACTTCGAACGATTCCTTGAATACAACACGACGACAACATATTCGGACTACGGTAACCGACTGTATTGTCTTCTGGACTTCGTACGGCTTGAAGCGCTTTATGACCGTTTTGACTGGAATACAATTCCCTGGCAAATTGCGCATGAGACGATGTGCAGATTCGGCGAACTTGATCAGGCTGCGGAAGTGGAATCGCACCTGCTGGATGAGACCCGCGTCGTCGCAGAATCATTCGTCAATGAATTGCACACCCTGGAAAAAGAGTACGGTGTTCGGCTGCCCACGCTTCATGACCATATCTGCGAACGGATTGTTGGTAGCCTGGCGCAAAATCGCATGACAGCGCTCGTCGGCCGCTCATGTCCTGAAATCAATGGTGTCAATGCAGAAGAGGCTGATACAAACTTCCGGCTGCTGCGGGAACAGATTGACGAATACATGAGTGGCCGCATCGGTTCCGGAATTGAACCTCCGGACTGGATGCAGCGACTGGCCGGAGAGCTTGACCGTGTCCAGGAGGGAAAGGCCGGCTGGATCAGTGACGCGATGTACGACGGCGAATTTCAACAGATGACACAAAGGGTGCTGGATAAGAAACTGGCTGGTATTCAGCGGGCGGCCAGGTCCAGGGAACGCCGATGACCGGTGCTATCCTATCTGTCCGTTCAAAATCCGGGACAGGCACGCAGAACGACTGGAAACCATCATGTTTTAAGGTCTCCTGCTCGAGCCAGTCCCGTTTTTGAACAGGCGGCTAAGCTAACGTCCTATAGCCGACGTACGCATCATGTTCATGATCAGGTCATCAAATGGCACGGTTGTCGGCGATTGCGTGCACCCGGGGCCATAATTGGAGCAATAATCGCGGACCGCCTGTTGGTGCTTTTCGAACAATTGTTTGTAGCTTCGAAGGTTCTTTTCTGTGACGGTCACCATCCGGACGGATTTGCTTTCCATGTCCTCCAGCTCCATATCACCCAATAAACCGGGATTGGCCTCCCTGGGGTCGAAAAGCTGCAGAACGTGGGCGTCGAATCGACGAAAACGAAGTTGATCGAGCCCTTTCTGAAAGCCATGTTCGTCGAACAGATCACTGATGATGACGGCAAGACCTGACCGTGATCCGCGGTGCAGGAGACCCTGAACGGCTCGCTCCAGATTTGTATCCTGCCCGCAGGTTGGAAGTTCTTCCAGAAACTTCATCAGCGGCAGAATACGGGCCTTGCCTCGCGTGATCGGGAACTCGCTGATGATTCCGTCGGCATAGGCGACCACTGCAATGCGATCCAAATCTGCCAGGGCGATATAAGCGAGTGCTGCGGTCAGGTGTCGGGCAAGATCAAATTTTGCTGGTTGTCCGAAGGCCATGCTTCGCGAACAGTCGAGCATCAGATACACATGCAGGTCCTGCTCTTCCTGAAATCGTTTGAGAAGTAAGTCGCCGTGCCGCGCGTAGATATTCCAGTCCAGGTATCGAAGGTCGTCTCCGGCGGTGTATTCCCGGTGATCGGAGAATTCAATTCCGGAGCCCATCTGTGTTGTTCGCCGTTGTGCCAGCAATGTTCCCCGAAACACGCGTTTCGACATGATCGAAAGGTATTCCAGTCGTGTCAGGAAATCCGGTGGAAAGAGCATTGTTCGCCTTCGATGCCTGCGGTGGCGGAACCAGCGTGGGTTGGCTGTGAGCTATGCTGCGGACAGGGCGTCTTCCGGGACAGCAGAAAGTATTTTCGCAATCACTTCATCCGCACTGATGCCTTCGGCCTGTCCCTCAAAGTTCAGGATCATGCGGTGTCTCAGCACCGGGGTGGCCATGACTCTCAGATCTTCTCTGGCGACATGGTAACGATGATCCAGGATCGCTCGAATTTTGGCTCCCAGGATCAATGACTGGAGACCGCGAGGACTCGAACCGAATCGGACATACCTCTTCGTGGGTTCTGATGCCAGTTCATGATCCGGATGAGTGGCAACAATGATCGCAATTCCGTACCGGCGAACGTCGGAACCGATGGGGATTTGTCTCGCCAGAGCAGACATTGTCAGGATGCGATCCCCCGTCATGATGGCGTTCGCCTCAGGTCTTTGTGATTCGGTGGTTCGGTCGAGAATTGTTTCAAGATCACTGACGGTCGGGTATCGCACAAGCAACTTGCAGAAAAAACGATCCAGCTGCGCTTCCGGCAGAGGATACGTTCCTTCCATTTCCAGTGGATTCTGTGTGGCCATCACGAAGAACGGCTCCGACAACTTATGAGTCACGCCGGCGACTGTGACCGAATGTTCCTGCATCGCCTCAAGCAAAGCAGACTGAGTCTTGGGTGTTGCACGATTGATTTCGTCGGCCAGCAGTACATTCGAGAAGATTGGACCTTTCTGAAACTCAAATACTTTTCTTCCATCATCGGCTTCGCCAATCACCTGAGTACCGATCAGGTCTGCCGGCATCAGGTCGGGCGTGAACTGAATGCGATGAAATTCAAGATGCAGTGCTTCGGCCAGCGTTCGAACAGTCAGTGTCTTTCCCAGTCCGGGTACACCTTCGAGCAGGACATGTCCACCGGCGATGAGCGAGATCAGCATGTCATCGAGGATCTCGGACTGACCCACGATGACTTTTGATATTTCTGACTTCAGGTTCTGAAAGTCGCGGCGAAAATCGTCCAGCTGTTGTTTGAGGACATCATTGATGCTCATTCACCGTACTCCCTGTTTGTGCAGATGCTTTGTCTTCCGAAGACATCGCCTGAGCGATGCTGGTTCTTGTTCATCCGTATGATAACCGTCATGTACAGCACTCGGTTTCGGAGATAAAGACATCGCGACGTGTGGTCAATGCCTGCAGAAAGGATTCGGCAACCAAAGGTCGCTCCTGATGTTTTCGCAAATAAGTCAGTAGGCCGAATGCTCCTGTGCGAGTAGCATGCTACTCATGCGGGTGGCCACTTTCCAATCGAACGCCGCCGGTAATTGTGCTCGAACGAATAACCGCGTTTCTGTTTGCGGAGGCGTTCCATGGACGCGTTGCCCTTATTTTCCCCTGTCAGGATCGCCCCTCTGCTTTGTGGCCTGATCCTTTGGTTTCTTTCGTGCCATCCGTCCGGTAGACACGTGGTTGCTGATGAAAGGCAGGTCGAAGCTGATCTGTCGGAGCTTTCGGATGACGAAATCCGGCAGGTCAAAACGGCCGAACGATTCTTCAGTATTCTCGAAAAGAACCCACGTCTCGGAACGGCCCTTGACCGGGTCTATGGGCACCACGTTGAGTTTGGGACATTGAATTCGTTCCTTGAAACCCTGAAGAGCAGAGCTGCCGCACAAAACAACAACGGCGCCCTCTGGATGCTGCTGGGAATGTTTGAGTCACAGAGAGGCAATGATGCCGCAGCTGTAGACGCACTGCTCAGGGCTGACGAGCTTCGTTCGGAAGATGCGCTTTCCAGTTACTATCTGGGACAGGCGCAATTGCGTGTGGGGCAGTCTTCGGAGGCAGTTGCTTCTTTCGAACGTGCGATCAGTCGCAAGCCGGCCCGGGCTGACCTGCTGGAGATTTTTCAGACACTTGGTCGCGTTCATCAGCGTGCCCAGCGGACTGAAGATGCGATGAAGGTTTGGCAACGGCTGGAGTCGTTGTTTCCGGACGATCCACGAGTGCTCGAACAAATTGCTGTGACACTGGCCGAAGAGGGGCAGCCCGCCGCTGCATTGAGTCGCTATCAGAAACTGGCTGGGCTTGTTCGCGACGACTATCGAAAAGTGGTTTATCAGGTGGCTGCCGCGGAACTCACGATTAAGACCGGCCAGAGAGATGCTGGTATTGAAGCTCTTGAGCAGGTACTGGCTGATCTGAATCCTGAGAGCTGGCTCTATCGCGATGTGCGTCGCCGAATTGAAGAGGTGTTTCTTCGATCGGGAGATCAGGATAGTCTTGTCAGTTATTACCAGCGGTGGATTGAGGAACATCCGGATGATATTGAGGGGATGACTCGTCTGGCCCGATTCCTTGCGTCATCAGCCAGGGTGCCCGAGGCAACCGACTGGATGGAGAAAGCATTGAAGCTGGCTCCATCGCGAACCGACTTACGCAAAGCGTTTATTGATCAGTTGGTGGATGACCAGCGGTATTCAGAAGCAATTCGTCAGTACGAACTGTTAGCCACGGCAGCTCCGGGAAATCCTGATTTTCTTCGTGAATGGGGAAAGCTGGTTCTGCGTAATAAAGAAGTCCCTGAATCGGAACGCAGACAGGAAGCAGTTCGAATCTGGAATCAGATTCTTGAAACACGCCCTGATGATGCATTGACCACGTCACAGGTGGCCGATCTGCTTCGTCAGAACAAACTGAACGAAAGGGCTGAACAGCTTTATCGCCGTGCAATCGAACTGGCGCCCGCTGATCCCCAATACCGCGAGTACCTTGGTGAATTTCTTCACATTCAAAAGCGTTCGGACGAAGCGCTGATTGTCTGGTCGGGGATTGCAGAAGGTGATCGTCGCACCGCAGCGAATATCACCCGGCTTGCGGAAGTCTACAACAGCTTCGGGTTTTCGGATAAGGCGATCATTGAAATTGCCGAGGCCGTCAGCATGGATCCCGGGGATTTCAGTCTTCAGATTCGTTCTGCCGACTATCATATGAAAGCCGCCAAATTCGACGAAGCCCTTGCATTCGTAAATGCTGCCGACATGCTGGCATCCAATGATGACGAACGCGATGCCGTCATTCAGCAGCGAATCGAAGTTCTTCAGGCGAGTCAGCGGTTGGATTCTGTCGCTGATGAATTGCTTGCAACGCTTAAACGCAAGGGTGATGCAACCCGGAATGACTGGTATACGGTTGCCCGGTATCTCGAAGCCGCACGCCGGTGGGCGGATGCGAACGAAGCAATCGACAACGCCATAGCAATCGATTCCAGGTCGATTCCTTCCATGACGGTTGCCGCGCGAATTGCTGAAGCTTCGGGCGATTATGGTCGCGCATCACAGATGAATCGCACGCTGTCAGAAGTAGATCGTCGGTCACGCGGTGACCACCTGATGAACGTCTCTCGGCTTGAAGCCCAGATGGGCCGGACCGAAGAGGCATTGAAAGCGGCCCGGGAATTGATTGTGTCGGCACCGGGAAATACGGACAACTATGAATTCTATGCGCAGACCTGTTTCCGGCTGGGGCGTGCCGACGAAGGGCTTGAAGCGCTTCGGAAAGCAGTTCGGATCAATCCCGGCGAACCGCACCTGATCATGTCGCTGGGGGCTGCACTTGCCGAGCAACTGCGAACTGATGAGGCCATCGAAGTGTACTGGCGCGCGTTCGATAAGTCGGAGGAAGTTGAAGACAAGGTCGGTCTCACGATGAAGCTGACTCCGTTGTATCAGCAGATCAATCAGCTGGAGAAACTGATTGAACGGTTCGAACGAGATCGCAGGGAAGAAGATAAACGACGCGAGATGACCATCTGCCTTGCTCAGGCATGGCATACTGCAGGTGATATCAGTGCGGCTCGACAGGAACTGGAATCGTTGCTGAGTGAGGATACTCGCGACACAAATCTGCTGAATCAACTGGCGAAGCTTTGCCAGGATGGTGCTGACCTGGAGGCTGCCATCAGCTATCAGCGCCAGCTGGTGGCGATAGCCCCGGGGCACGAAACAGAATTTCCGCTTGCCGGCATGCTGATGACGAATGGTCAGGTAGACGCAGCCAGGGAGATCTTTGTCAAGCTGACACAAAGTGAAGAGGACCCCGTACGCCAGATTAGAGCCCTGGATTCTCTGATTTCTCAGGGGAACTATGAATCAGCCATCGGAGTCATTGAACCCCTTCTGGCTCAGAATCGTGACGACTGGGAGCTGCTCTACCGTGAAGCAGTTTCGTGGGCACTGCTGGAACGTACAGATGAAGCAATCAATCGATTCAATCGAATCCTTGCATTGAATCAGCCCTACGACTCCCTGGGGCGATCAGCGGAAGCAAAGCTAAAACAGGCCCAGGCCAAAGCAAAGTCGGATAATCTCCGTGGCATCACAACCAGCGTTCCACGAAAGCAGTCGCCTTTAGCGATGCGAGGCATGGCGTCCGAAGTTCAGATGGCAACGGGGCTCACAGCCAATAACCGGTACTATGGATCGAACAGTCCTCCTCCGATCTGGACTCCCGAAGCCTACGGTGTTGCGAGAATGGCCGCGTTCGGCTGGCTGATTCGGTATGAGGATGAAGCTGCCGATTCGGCCCGATCTTCGCGAGCCAATGCGGAAGCTCCCACAAAGGAAACGCACGACGCCAATCCATCCATTGTGGAGTCAATCCATGCGAGGGCCAATGCTGAAAATGCCACACGCCAGGCGATCTATGATTCTCTTTATGTTGCCCAGTTGAAGAATGATTATTTGCGCGTGTTCAACATTGCCCGGCGACTGGCGAAAGCAGGAGGGGTGGAAGAACAGCAGTTCTTTCTGACTTCACTGAACCTTCGCAATCTGGATGCGAATCAGGCTGGTCAGGGGAGCTCGAATGCACTGAACGCGACAAAGGTTGCTTTGAGTGACGATGACCTGCAACTGCTTCGAGACTGTTATGAAGGGTTGAGTCAAGAGAATAAGAGTATCGATCTGTCTTCGATGTACGGCAGCAATGTTGCTTACGGTTCGAATGGTCAGGTCTACATACTGATCGGTGGTAACTATGTGCAGCTTGCGGGTGTTTTTCGGGGAGAAGGCGGATATCTGAATACGCTCGTTGAAGAACTGCGTCTGGCTGGGAAAACGGATGAAGCCCTGAAGCTATTGAATGAACGGCTGCGGAGTGCATCATCTGCGATAGAGCTGGGGGCATCTCTCGCTCTCCTCATTCAGGAAGAGCGATTTGAAGAGCTCCCCGAGTACTTTGACCGCTGGCATGCGGCAGCGCTTGAACAAATTGCTGCAGCTCCGGTTGTGACTCCCTCAAGGCGGCAGACCCAGTCGCCTTCGAATACAGCATCGGCCAATGTGCTGCAGGCGACTACCAACACGATTCAGCAGTGGATGGGGCATCTTGGTACAGAAGAGGAACACAAACAGATCCTGTCAATTCTTGAACGTTGTCTGGATGTGGCGGAGGCTGAAGCGAAACATCGTCGACTTGTTGAGGCGACGATGTCAGGACGAACCCGGTCGAATTCCCTTGCAGCACCATCAACCCATCGCGTCGTCGTTTACACCGGAAAAGAACAAACCAGCGCGAATCTCACATTTCCACCGCCCAGTACATGGATGAGCAACGCAGACTGTTCATTGTTGTATCAGGCCTACGAATCATTTCGAAAGAATGACATCAGCACGGATATGATCGAGATGCTCCGCAAGCGTGCTGCTCTCAACGAAAGTAAACCCGTTGACCCTGATCGGCAGATATGTCGGCATATGCATCTGTCTGCTGTGTTATGGTGGGCAGAAGAGCAGGATGAAGCTGTAGACCTGATGGCGAGTGTTGCTGAGATGTCTCCGGAGAATCTGTCGCTGCAGTTCAACCTTGCCAATATGTATCAATCGCGCGGAGATTTTGAGGACGCCTTGATCATTATTGATCGGATTCGACCACGTGATCAGAAAGTTCTGCAGCAAAAGGAACTTGATGCCCTCGCACTTGCAGAGCGTCTGGGAGATACCGATCGAGCTCGAAGCGCTGCCGAGCGATTATTTGGTTTGCGACTCGATGCGCAAACGCAACTTGGACTCGTGGATCGGATGCGTCGTCTTGGCTTAAGTGCAATGGCGGACGCAGTCCTCGCACGGGCAGAACGCACCGCGACCAATCAGACGTCTTCGCTCGCTTCGCTCATGATGCTCTATCAGGGGCAGGGAAAAACTGAGCAGGCAAGTCAACTGGCACATCTGCTTTTACGAAAGACGCCCTCCCCTGTTTCACTCAACGCCCGTTCCGGTCGGAATCCCACCCGATATCGGACAAGTGACAGCAACTTTCGGGCTCTGGCCCTTCAG
This genomic interval from Planctomycetaceae bacterium contains the following:
- a CDS encoding DUF58 domain-containing protein, whose protein sequence is MLFPPDFLTRLEYLSIMSKRVFRGTLLAQRRTTQMGSGIEFSDHREYTAGDDLRYLDWNIYARHGDLLLKRFQEEQDLHVYLMLDCSRSMAFGQPAKFDLARHLTAALAYIALADLDRIAVVAYADGIISEFPITRGKARILPLMKFLEELPTCGQDTNLERAVQGLLHRGSRSGLAVIISDLFDEHGFQKGLDQLRFRRFDAHVLQLFDPREANPGLLGDMELEDMESKSVRMVTVTEKNLRSYKQLFEKHQQAVRDYCSNYGPGCTQSPTTVPFDDLIMNMMRTSAIGR
- a CDS encoding MoxR family ATPase — its product is MSINDVLKQQLDDFRRDFQNLKSEISKVIVGQSEILDDMLISLIAGGHVLLEGVPGLGKTLTVRTLAEALHLEFHRIQFTPDLMPADLIGTQVIGEADDGRKVFEFQKGPIFSNVLLADEINRATPKTQSALLEAMQEHSVTVAGVTHKLSEPFFVMATQNPLEMEGTYPLPEAQLDRFFCKLLVRYPTVSDLETILDRTTESQRPEANAIMTGDRILTMSALARQIPIGSDVRRYGIAIIVATHPDHELASEPTKRYVRFGSSPRGLQSLILGAKIRAILDHRYHVAREDLRVMATPVLRHRMILNFEGQAEGISADEVIAKILSAVPEDALSAA